The genomic interval AAGACGGCCATGGGAAACAGTGAAGACTACAttctcacagacacacttgGTAATGAGATAGTCGAGTCTGATGGAACAActggtaaataaaataatgttttatttagttttcatttGGGCCAATAATAGTCTAGTAGTGGCAGCACAACAATGTCccttgttaaattaaattatctTTGTGTCTTAACTTTGCGTTTCTCTCATGAAGGAGTTTTTTACTGGAAGCAGAATGCCAGAAGAATCCGAGCCATTGAACGTTCTGCCTTCAGGCAATGGCGTCGGAGAGGATCCAGAAGCAGGTGTTGTtttacataacaaaacaaatgtttgacgGGAAAGGTTTGAACTGGTCCATCAACAGAAAGAGTAAATGAATGTGTAAAGAAAGGCTAGCAGGGTTAGGTTAggtaaaccctaaccctagatAGCCATTTTGTGTACTGCAGCACAAGCTCTGACTCTTTGGTTGACTTTTGAAGGCCAGCCTGAGTCTGCCATCTGACGGCTTCAGTCCCACCAGCACTGGGACCGGATTGTGCGCTCTAAAACTGAGCCTGCATGGGCTTCACTGTAGCACATCTCTGTGGGTCAGCTAATGGTGTAAGAAGCCATCATCACCTTTAGTTCTATCAGTCAATCACTGAACATCGTTCCaagaaatcaaaaatatttttcttctaTTCATTTTCCAACATATAACTTGCTAGAGAACATGTATTTACAGACTGCTAAATTTCTTGTAACAGTGTCGTAAATGGCTGCAATGACTTGATCTGTTAActttagtttctttgttttaatgcagaaatgagCAATCTGAAGTCCTCTCTCTGAGAGACAcggtggaggagctgctggatgCATCGCACGGCCTGGATGAAGTCACTCGGAAGATAACTGACTTTGTGGCTGCCAGCCGTGACGTGGCGTTACAAAACACAGAGATCAAACAGGCATTCACCTGTTTGATCTGCAGAGGTAACTTTCCATCACGCATGTGTTCTGAATGTTGCTCGATGTAACAAAGAAAGATTAGATTTAATGATGGAACAATTGGTTTGAAAAGAATTCATTTGACAATTCATAGAGACTATAACATTTTGACTCATTTTCTGTTGAACGTATGTTTGTGCTCTTTTACAATTGGCACactcaccttttctttttttactttcaaatgtgttcaatatttaaaaatgataataaagtaaaaataaggtTAAAAATAGAATGCATAAATAACGCAAGCATTTCAATTAAGGCAAAGCACTTCTCACTAAATGCAAAGTAAAATCATACATTATTAGctctcttttaaaaatattaagcGTTTTTATTGGCTTCCCTGATTTCTAAAGGTAATCtgttcaataaaacaacaatcaaaAGACATCAAGTGACAAGATAGAAATGTGTCCAGGACTCTGAACATCCAATGATTATCTCAGTTAGAGTGCATGCTTCAGAAACACAACCCAGACTATCGCTCagtaaatattaacacatttagttgtatgttgttgtttttttgtgtttttaagacaCAATGACTGAGCCGATGTTTTCCTCCTGTTGCCGGAGCTTGGTGGGATGCAGGATGTGTGTCAAGGAGTGGGGGAACACCTCGAAACTGTGCTGCAAGTGCAGGGACGAAAAGCCCGTCTACACGGAGGTGGCTGGACTGTCTGCAGCACTGGCATGTCTGAAGTCCCGCCCCTAAAACTACGTTCACATGTCCTGTCAGTGAAAATGTTATGTGTTCGTGTTCAGCTATAGAAATAAATGCTAAACTGTCTGAACGTGTGTCAGTTGTATGTTGAAACACAAGCAAATGTACAgatatgtcattttattgtcgAGATTGCCAAGATATAATGTCTTGGCTGAATTTTGAGTAGACATGAAAACCGTTTCTTTTTTAAGTCGACCACATCAGGAAGAATGAATCTCTAAGCTAGATCTACTGTGCAACAGTTGACCCTTCATATGACGCTCACTGTCCCTGCAGTTTATTCACTGCATAGATGCTTCATCTATATTCTATAGATGTCTCGTTTCTGTCCAGCTCTCAGTGAAGCCACATTTCTGTTTGAGAAAATGAGTTTCACCAAACCTATAGATCAGGTGCTTTTCATGGGGCGACACCTGCTGGTCTTTTTTCGTAA from Solea senegalensis isolate Sse05_10M unplaced genomic scaffold, IFAPA_SoseM_1 scf7180000015939, whole genome shotgun sequence carries:
- the LOC122762670 gene encoding uncharacterized protein LOC122762670 is translated as MEKFVLFRGRKTVILKIDDMCIDRIARIFQVTTASLYITDACNVAILPTDGGCFSSLDLSDCAHYEVHGEEAPSRQFAFRHSLPPSTANTAQLTRAVSAPSSFQRSIHVSDIMDGNLISIRVVVVRFVDAEATVSVIVEKVKTAMGNSEDYILTDTLGNEIVESDGTTGVFYWKQNARRIRAIERSAFRQWRRRGSRSRNEQSEVLSLRDTVEELLDASHGLDEVTRKITDFVAASRDVALQNTEIKQAFTCLICRDTMTEPMFSSCCRSLVGCRMCVKEWGNTSKLCCKCRDEKPVYTEVAGLSAALACLKSRP